One uncultured Pseudodesulfovibrio sp. genomic window carries:
- a CDS encoding dephospho-CoA kinase codes for MTNEKSEQWWERTITLSDAGVRLDKFWGRELAEEGVSRGRIKGWIEAGLALVDGEVSLKGNRKLARGQTVTLKAAEPEPGEYAAEPVRGDIEAVFEDEDMLVVVKPAGLTTHPAPGEPGPTLVNLLIHQWPDIAAENSSMDPQRPGIVHRLDKDTSGLMAVARNEPARLALSDSFAGRRTFKVYLALVHGCPKQARGTVDAPMGRHPSRKTQMAVVPKGGREARSDYRVLWTGPRGLASLVAVRIHTGRTHQIRVHMAHLGHPLLGDAVYGARENAEWSRRPDRLAALAPRQMLHAFYLGVPHPETGEPVTRWLAPPEDFQTLLAGLTRECLRVGIVGMPGGGKSTLLKALRDMGRPCFSADESVAELYAPGGDGAAMIRQRFGGQYTLDDGGVDKPGLFKVMRESEGVRREVMDMVHPMVRHQCEEFFMAHRDEPVAYAEVPLLLEGGWHKSGMVDLVAGVRCPEAKRNGELRELRHLSPEMLAVFDSWQWPEADKLAACDVIVDNDKGLAELAGEAGRLDAAAQDEWDRRNIAFQGWMDALWPDLADELAPEAAEKMAAEEGDEGDEA; via the coding sequence ATGACAAATGAGAAATCTGAACAGTGGTGGGAACGCACCATTACATTGAGTGACGCAGGAGTACGGCTGGACAAGTTCTGGGGCCGTGAGCTGGCCGAAGAGGGCGTTTCCCGTGGCCGCATCAAAGGTTGGATAGAAGCCGGTCTGGCTCTGGTGGACGGTGAGGTCTCCCTCAAGGGGAACCGCAAGTTGGCCCGCGGGCAGACCGTGACGCTCAAGGCCGCCGAGCCCGAGCCGGGCGAATATGCTGCCGAGCCTGTTCGTGGCGATATCGAAGCCGTGTTCGAGGACGAGGACATGCTTGTCGTGGTCAAGCCCGCAGGGTTGACCACGCACCCGGCTCCGGGCGAACCCGGCCCCACCCTGGTCAACCTGTTAATCCATCAATGGCCTGACATCGCCGCCGAGAACAGTTCCATGGACCCGCAGCGGCCCGGTATCGTCCACCGTCTGGACAAGGATACCTCAGGCCTCATGGCCGTGGCCCGGAACGAACCGGCTCGACTGGCTCTGTCGGACAGCTTTGCCGGACGCAGGACGTTCAAGGTATATCTGGCCCTTGTCCACGGCTGTCCCAAACAAGCCAGGGGGACCGTGGATGCGCCCATGGGACGACATCCCAGCCGAAAGACCCAGATGGCCGTTGTGCCCAAGGGCGGGCGCGAGGCTCGCAGCGACTACCGGGTGCTCTGGACCGGGCCGCGCGGTCTGGCCTCACTGGTGGCCGTGCGCATCCACACCGGCCGGACTCACCAGATTCGCGTGCACATGGCCCATCTCGGCCACCCGCTGCTCGGCGATGCGGTCTATGGCGCGCGGGAAAACGCCGAGTGGTCGAGGCGGCCCGATCGGCTGGCCGCGTTGGCCCCACGACAGATGCTCCACGCCTTTTACCTCGGCGTTCCCCATCCGGAAACGGGTGAGCCGGTGACCCGCTGGCTGGCCCCGCCCGAGGATTTTCAGACCCTTTTGGCCGGGTTGACCCGCGAGTGCCTGCGCGTGGGTATCGTGGGTATGCCGGGCGGCGGCAAGTCCACCTTGCTCAAGGCATTGCGCGATATGGGACGCCCCTGTTTCTCGGCGGACGAGTCCGTGGCCGAACTGTACGCCCCAGGCGGGGACGGCGCGGCCATGATCCGGCAGCGCTTCGGCGGGCAATACACGCTGGATGACGGCGGAGTGGACAAGCCGGGGCTCTTCAAGGTGATGCGCGAGTCGGAGGGTGTGCGTCGGGAGGTCATGGATATGGTCCACCCCATGGTCCGTCACCAATGCGAGGAGTTCTTCATGGCCCATCGAGATGAACCCGTGGCCTATGCCGAGGTTCCCCTGCTGCTGGAAGGCGGATGGCACAAGTCCGGCATGGTCGATCTGGTGGCCGGGGTGCGGTGTCCCGAGGCCAAGCGGAACGGCGAATTGCGTGAGCTTCGCCATCTTTCCCCGGAGATGCTGGCCGTGTTCGATTCCTGGCAATGGCCCGAGGCCGACAAGCTCGCGGCCTGTGACGTGATCGTGGACAACGACAAGGGGTTGGCCGAACTGGCCGGGGAAGCGGGGCGTCTGGACGCGGCCGCCCAGGACGAATGGGACCGGCGCAATATTGCGTTTCAGGGCTGGATGGATGCGCTGTGGCCTGATCTGGCCGATGAACTGGCCCCGGAAGCGGCTGAAAAGATGGCCGCCGAAGAGGGGGATGAGGGGGACGAGGCGTGA